A single genomic interval of Sulfurihydrogenibium sp. harbors:
- a CDS encoding secondary thiamine-phosphate synthase enzyme YjbQ: protein MLKTINLRTKSHTDFIDITSLINQAISESKVDSGICTIYVPHTTAGVFINENADPDVVDDVKNHLEKLVPWMNNYKHMEGNAAAHIKSILTGNSINIIIENGRLLLGTWQGVFFAEFDGPRNRKVYIKILRG, encoded by the coding sequence ATGTTAAAAACCATTAACCTAAGAACTAAAAGTCATACAGATTTTATTGATATTACCAGCTTAATAAATCAGGCTATTTCTGAGAGTAAAGTAGACTCTGGTATTTGTACTATTTATGTCCCACATACAACAGCCGGTGTTTTTATAAATGAAAATGCTGACCCTGATGTTGTTGATGATGTAAAAAACCATCTTGAAAAGCTTGTTCCATGGATGAATAATTACAAACATATGGAAGGTAACGCTGCTGCACACATAAAATCTATTCTCACAGGAAACAGCATAAATATTATTATAGAAAATGGAAGACTACTGCTTGGAACATGGCAAGGTGTATTTTTTGCAGAGTTTGACGGACCAAGAAATAGAAAAGTTTATATAAAAATATTGAGAGGTTAA
- a CDS encoding carbon-nitrogen hydrolase, whose amino-acid sequence MDKVNVGLIQMKCSDDLEENFEKTLEKIKDLARNGANIICTQELFKSKYFCQVEDWSYFKLAEEINENSKTIKTLQTMAKDLKVVIIASLFEKRTEGIYHNTAVVIDADGSYLGKYRKMHIPDDPHFYEKFYFTPGDLGYKTFKTKYADIGVLICWDQWYPEAARLTALSGAKILFYPTAIGWLPSEKEEFGNSQYNAWETIQRSHAVANGCYVVAINRVGYEESPDGNEGIEFWGQSFVSNPYGELLVKGSVDKEENIICEVDLSIIDSVRTTWPFFRDRRIDSYQDITKRFID is encoded by the coding sequence ATGGATAAAGTAAATGTAGGCTTGATTCAAATGAAATGTAGCGATGATTTAGAAGAAAATTTTGAAAAAACCTTAGAAAAAATTAAAGACCTTGCAAGAAATGGAGCTAACATTATCTGTACTCAAGAGCTTTTTAAGTCTAAATATTTCTGTCAAGTTGAAGATTGGTCTTATTTTAAGCTTGCAGAAGAAATAAACGAAAATTCTAAAACTATAAAAACCTTACAAACAATGGCAAAAGATTTAAAAGTTGTGATAATAGCATCTTTGTTTGAGAAAAGAACAGAAGGAATTTATCACAATACAGCGGTAGTAATTGATGCTGACGGAAGTTATCTTGGAAAATACAGAAAAATGCATATCCCGGATGACCCTCATTTTTATGAAAAGTTTTATTTTACTCCCGGAGACCTTGGGTACAAAACTTTTAAAACAAAGTATGCAGATATTGGCGTTTTAATCTGCTGGGACCAATGGTATCCGGAAGCTGCAAGGTTAACCGCATTGTCAGGTGCTAAAATTCTATTTTACCCAACTGCTATAGGATGGCTTCCGTCGGAAAAAGAAGAGTTTGGAAATTCTCAGTATAACGCATGGGAAACAATCCAAAGGTCTCATGCAGTAGCCAACGGCTGTTATGTAGTGGCGATTAATAGAGTCGGTTATGAAGAAAGCCCTGATGGAAATGAAGGAATAGAGTTTTGGGGTCAAAGCTTTGTATCAAATCCTTACGGAGAACTTCTTGTTAAAGGCTCTGTAGATAAAGAAGAAAACATCATTTGTGAAGTAGATTTATCAATCATAGATTCGGTTAGAACTACATGGCCATTTTTTAGAGATAGAAGAATAGACAGTTATCAAGATATTACAAAAAGATTTATTGACTAA
- the cutA gene encoding divalent-cation tolerance protein CutA, which yields MEYIVVLITTPSKEEAEKIANYLVENHIVACVNIVEKVNSVFFWQGSVEKAEESLMIIKTKKSVFKKLIEEVRKMHSYTVPEIIALPIIDGFEDYLKWIEETVSCRT from the coding sequence ATGGAATACATAGTTGTACTAATAACCACCCCATCTAAGGAAGAAGCAGAAAAAATAGCAAACTATTTAGTAGAGAATCATATTGTGGCATGTGTAAATATAGTTGAAAAAGTAAATTCTGTATTCTTTTGGCAAGGAAGCGTAGAAAAAGCAGAAGAGTCTTTGATGATTATAAAGACAAAAAAAAGCGTATTTAAAAAATTAATAGAAGAAGTAAGAAAGATGCATAGTTATACTGTTCCTGAGATTATAGCACTGCCAATTATTGATGGATTTGAAGATTATTTAAAATGGATTGAGGAGACTGTATCATGCAGAACTTAA
- a CDS encoding slipin family protein: protein MQNLTIFLIFAVIMFLSIVGIDKVILIVQSLGGVFSMAGFIPVLVVLFIIFLATSVKVINEYERAVIFRLGRVLGRPKGPGMFILIPFIDKMVKVDLRVVTMDVPPQDVITKDNISVQVDAVVYFKVVDPIKAVINVENYLYAVSKISQTTLRSVCGQAEFDELLSQREKINSKLQEIIDQETDQWGIKVITVELKRIDIPEELKRAIARQAEAERERRAKIIQAEAEYQAAQKLTEAAEMLAKQPIALQLRYLETLSTIGQYNSNTIVLPLPMELFEIFKNSKINKSEEKRESK from the coding sequence ATGCAGAACTTAACGATCTTTTTAATTTTTGCTGTTATAATGTTTCTATCAATTGTTGGAATTGATAAAGTTATATTAATAGTACAAAGTTTGGGGGGTGTTTTCTCTATGGCTGGATTTATACCTGTTTTAGTTGTATTGTTCATTATCTTTTTGGCAACTTCAGTCAAAGTTATTAATGAGTATGAAAGGGCTGTTATTTTTAGACTTGGTAGAGTTTTAGGAAGACCAAAAGGTCCGGGAATGTTTATTTTAATTCCTTTCATTGATAAGATGGTTAAAGTGGATTTAAGGGTTGTTACGATGGATGTTCCACCACAGGATGTAATAACAAAAGATAACATATCTGTCCAAGTAGATGCAGTTGTCTATTTTAAAGTTGTGGACCCTATCAAAGCTGTTATAAATGTAGAAAATTATTTGTATGCAGTATCTAAAATATCTCAAACTACATTAAGAAGTGTATGCGGTCAAGCTGAGTTTGATGAGCTTTTATCTCAAAGAGAAAAGATTAATTCAAAACTGCAGGAAATAATAGACCAAGAAACAGACCAATGGGGAATTAAAGTTATAACTGTAGAATTAAAAAGAATAGACATTCCAGAAGAACTAAAAAGAGCTATAGCAAGACAAGCAGAAGCAGAAAGAGAAAGAAGAGCAAAAATCATTCAAGCAGAGGCAGAATATCAAGCAGCACAAAAGCTTACAGAAGCTGCAGAAATGCTTGCTAAACAACCAATAGCATTGCAGTTAAGATACTTAGAAACATTGTCAACAATCGGTCAATACAACTCCAATACTATAGTTTTACCACTGCCTATGGAATTATTTGAAATATTTAAAAATTCAAAAATTAATAAATCTGAAGAAAAACGAGAAAGTAAATGA